A window of the Gemmatimonadota bacterium genome harbors these coding sequences:
- a CDS encoding carbamoyltransferase, with product MSDRVDGRQVRVLGISAFYHDSAACLVVDGKIVAAASEERFTRIKGDSAFPIRTIEFCLEQGGIEAKELDVVGFYDKPLLKFERILETYVGVVPRGFRSFLMAGPLWMKEKLFMEREIRRSLGYDGELLFAEHHESHAASAFFPSPFDEAAILTLDGVGEWATATMGVGRGNDIELFRELHWPDSLGLLYSAFTYYTGFKVNSGEYKVMGLAPYGEPRFVDLILDRLIDLRPDGSFRMNQDYFGYLTGLTMTNGAFDELFGGPPRKPESLLTQREMDLARSVQEVCEEIMLRMARTAHRETGLDRLCLAGGVALNCVGNGRLLREGPFKEIWIQPAAGDAGGSLGVAQLIWHRHLDRPRAVTPGRDSMKGSYLGPEFSEAEIEEYLTGVGAVYRKLERNELNERVAAQMAEGKIVGWFNGRMEFGPRALGARSILGDPRNPHMQTQMNLKIKFRESFRPFAPSVLRERVADYFELDVDSPYMLLVAPVKEERRIPMSEASGKLWGIEKLKVPRSDIPAITHVDYSARVQTVDRETSPDYYDLIRAFEGLTGCGVLVNTSFNVRGEPIVCTPEDAYRCFMRTDIDSLVLGRFFLAKEDQPAWKEESDWKTQFQLD from the coding sequence ATGAGCGATCGAGTGGACGGCCGACAAGTGCGCGTGCTCGGCATTTCGGCATTTTACCACGACAGCGCCGCATGCCTAGTGGTCGATGGCAAGATCGTGGCGGCCGCATCTGAAGAACGCTTCACTCGGATCAAAGGCGATTCCGCGTTCCCCATTCGAACCATCGAGTTCTGCCTCGAGCAGGGGGGGATCGAGGCCAAGGAGCTCGACGTCGTCGGCTTCTACGACAAGCCGCTGCTCAAGTTCGAGAGGATTCTGGAGACCTACGTGGGGGTCGTCCCGCGTGGATTCCGGTCCTTCTTGATGGCAGGGCCTCTCTGGATGAAGGAAAAGCTGTTCATGGAGCGTGAGATCCGCCGCTCCCTCGGATACGACGGAGAGCTCCTCTTCGCGGAGCATCACGAATCCCATGCGGCAAGTGCCTTTTTCCCCTCGCCCTTCGACGAGGCCGCCATCCTCACGTTGGACGGAGTCGGGGAGTGGGCGACGGCGACTATGGGTGTGGGAAGGGGGAACGACATCGAGCTGTTCCGGGAGCTGCATTGGCCGGACTCTCTCGGCCTCCTCTACTCCGCATTCACATACTACACCGGATTCAAGGTCAACTCGGGGGAATACAAGGTCATGGGGCTGGCGCCTTACGGGGAGCCTCGGTTCGTGGACCTGATCTTGGATAGGCTGATCGACCTCCGTCCAGACGGCTCGTTCAGGATGAATCAGGACTACTTCGGCTACCTCACCGGCCTGACCATGACGAACGGGGCGTTCGACGAGCTCTTCGGAGGCCCTCCGCGGAAGCCCGAGTCATTGCTGACCCAGCGTGAGATGGACCTCGCACGCTCGGTCCAAGAAGTGTGCGAAGAGATCATGTTACGGATGGCCCGCACCGCCCATCGCGAGACTGGCCTCGATCGTCTCTGTCTTGCCGGGGGAGTCGCCCTCAACTGCGTCGGGAATGGTCGGCTCCTCCGCGAGGGTCCTTTCAAGGAGATCTGGATCCAACCGGCCGCCGGAGATGCCGGTGGAAGTCTTGGTGTCGCGCAGCTCATCTGGCATCGCCATCTGGACCGCCCACGCGCGGTGACGCCCGGAAGGGATTCGATGAAAGGATCTTACCTGGGACCCGAATTTTCGGAGGCCGAGATCGAAGAGTATCTGACGGGGGTGGGCGCGGTATATCGGAAGCTCGAGCGGAACGAACTGAACGAGCGGGTTGCGGCCCAGATGGCGGAGGGAAAGATCGTCGGGTGGTTCAACGGTCGGATGGAATTCGGGCCGAGGGCCCTCGGTGCCCGAAGCATCTTGGGAGATCCGAGGAATCCGCACATGCAGACCCAGATGAATCTGAAGATCAAGTTCCGGGAAAGCTTTCGCCCATTCGCTCCCAGCGTACTTCGGGAACGAGTCGCCGACTACTTCGAGCTGGACGTGGACTCGCCTTACATGCTTCTCGTGGCGCCGGTCAAGGAGGAGCGTCGAATCCCGATGTCGGAAGCCTCGGGCAAGCTTTGGGGAATCGAGAAGCTGAAGGTGCCGAGATCGGACATCCCGGCGATCACGCACGTGGACTACTCTGCGCGGGTGCAGACCGTCGACCGAGAGACGAGTCCCGACTATTACGACTTGATCCGGGCCTTCGAGGGGCTCACCGGCTGTGGCGTTCTCGTGAATACTTCCTTCAACGTGCGTGGGGAACCCATCGTTTGCACGCCGGAGGACGCGTATCGCTGCTTCATGCGCACCGATATCGATTCGTTGGTCCTCGGCCGCTTTTTCCTTGCGAAAGAGGACCAGCCGGCATGGAAGGAGGAATCCGATTGGAAAACACAGTTCCAGCTCGACTGA
- a CDS encoding DUF5989 family protein, producing the protein MMSLIKELWAYMRSRKKYWLLPILVVMLLVGSLLVFAQGSALAPFIYTIF; encoded by the coding sequence TTGATGAGCCTGATCAAAGAGCTGTGGGCCTACATGCGATCGCGAAAGAAATACTGGCTGCTGCCGATCCTCGTGGTGATGCTCCTCGTGGGGTCGCTCCTGGTGTTCGCGCAGGGCTCCGCGCTCGCGCCGTTCATCTATACGATCTTCTAA
- a CDS encoding PadR family transcriptional regulator: MTKQPLARIELLQGTLDLIILQTLRWGPRHGYGISQMIRANSSELLQVETGSLYPALHRLERRGWIKADWTLSENNQRVREYRLTDAGRKQLVQERTRWAQLTSAMAQILEAPEGGPA, from the coding sequence ATGACCAAGCAGCCACTCGCGCGCATCGAGCTCCTCCAGGGAACGCTCGACCTCATTATCCTCCAGACGCTTCGGTGGGGCCCACGGCACGGCTACGGGATTTCCCAGATGATCCGCGCCAACTCGAGCGAGCTCCTCCAGGTCGAGACGGGCTCCCTCTATCCTGCGCTCCACCGCCTCGAACGGAGAGGTTGGATCAAGGCGGACTGGACTCTGTCCGAGAACAATCAGCGGGTACGGGAATACCGCCTCACGGACGCGGGCCGGAAGCAACTCGTCCAGGAGCGCACCCGCTGGGCACAGCTCACCTCCGCAATGGCGCAAATTCTCGAGGCGCCGGAAGGAGGGCCGGCATGA
- a CDS encoding ABC transporter permease, whose amino-acid sequence MTPFFSRNRRERELEDEIQAHVDMAVAERVARGESRVDAERAVRREFGDPGRVKEVTRTMWGGMWLDRLEQDLRFGFRSLFRDRGFSLAATLVLVVGIGANAIVFTLAHRVLFEDPPGVGSADELVGLQWLNENGDESSWSYTDFKFVREENGVFSDVFAYTGFPLTAAVRWDDSPPSPADGWVVSHNFFQALGTGLALGRGFLPEEGVTPGTHPVVVLDHAFWQREFGADSAILTRTIALNGTPFIVVGVTEADFRGITPIDVSPDFYVPVTMQGALAAGWEEMLERRPGESNSWLKVIARLGAEASLESARSDMDVLAFAWQEEFGDWARSNDVAGVRMEVSSDPGFSPGEAERLHRTIWLLGIVAGAVLFIGCANLVILLLARGSAREGEIGVRAALGAGRGRLLRQLLTESALLAGVACVAGLALAYWGAGIVARLLPFYFAADMTPDGLVLLGTVAVTLIMTAVFGLAPALKLSSTDLGTTLRRQLRNTRRSPARSALVVGQIAASVVLVAGAGLFVRSVLAARSVELGFDPENRVLMSVQLGTHGYDAEGVQLFQRGVLERIRALPGVVSAALTDRGPFSGRSTSNFRPIGTEYEEEGLNLSMNRVGAGYFETMGVQVVAGRPITEVDDGYAVRSLVISRTAAERLFPGESGVGRIFRWRDDEWTVVGVAEDAKYYSLGEEPVSRVYVPQARVDDGNLTFVARTAVPPAGLVSAIEGAIHEVDPAVAVFGVQTLQDLVDGQTNSYRSMAVLVSAFGLVALILAAVGLYGVQAYVVGQRSKEIGIRIAMGARAGEVASSILGRGAVLSLVGVSIGVAVAFGLGRIVEGMLFGVEPQDPVTFVGVAALLLAVALAASYFPARRAGRLDPMMVLKEE is encoded by the coding sequence ATGACCCCGTTTTTCTCACGCAACCGCCGCGAACGCGAGCTGGAAGACGAAATCCAGGCGCACGTGGACATGGCCGTCGCAGAGCGTGTGGCCCGCGGGGAATCCCGTGTTGACGCCGAACGGGCCGTACGTCGGGAATTCGGAGACCCCGGGCGGGTGAAGGAGGTCACCCGCACGATGTGGGGCGGGATGTGGCTCGACCGCCTGGAGCAGGACCTTCGATTCGGATTCCGCTCGCTCTTCCGCGACCGCGGATTTTCGCTCGCGGCCACGCTCGTCCTCGTGGTGGGAATCGGCGCCAACGCCATCGTCTTCACCCTCGCCCATCGAGTTCTCTTCGAGGATCCCCCTGGAGTCGGAAGTGCCGATGAGCTCGTGGGGCTTCAGTGGTTGAACGAGAATGGCGACGAATCCTCCTGGTCTTACACGGACTTCAAATTCGTCCGCGAGGAGAACGGGGTTTTCTCGGATGTCTTTGCATATACGGGCTTTCCCTTGACCGCCGCGGTGAGGTGGGATGACTCTCCCCCGTCGCCCGCCGACGGCTGGGTCGTTTCGCACAACTTCTTTCAGGCGCTCGGAACGGGATTGGCGTTGGGCCGCGGATTCCTCCCGGAGGAAGGGGTGACCCCCGGAACCCATCCCGTCGTCGTCCTCGATCACGCCTTCTGGCAACGCGAGTTCGGAGCCGACTCGGCCATCCTCACCAGGACGATCGCTCTGAATGGCACCCCCTTCATCGTGGTGGGCGTGACCGAGGCCGACTTCCGCGGAATCACCCCCATTGATGTGTCGCCGGACTTCTACGTTCCCGTGACGATGCAGGGGGCGCTGGCCGCCGGTTGGGAGGAGATGCTCGAGCGCCGCCCCGGGGAGTCCAACTCCTGGCTCAAGGTGATCGCGCGGCTCGGCGCGGAAGCTTCTCTGGAATCCGCCCGCTCGGACATGGACGTCCTTGCCTTCGCGTGGCAGGAGGAATTCGGCGACTGGGCACGCAGCAACGACGTCGCCGGGGTTCGCATGGAGGTGAGCTCGGACCCGGGATTCTCCCCCGGAGAGGCCGAGCGGCTGCACCGGACGATTTGGCTTCTGGGGATCGTTGCGGGCGCCGTGCTCTTCATCGGATGCGCGAACCTGGTCATCCTCCTTCTCGCTCGCGGGTCGGCGCGGGAGGGAGAGATCGGCGTGCGCGCGGCGCTCGGCGCGGGCCGTGGCCGGCTGCTCCGACAGCTCCTGACCGAAAGCGCACTCCTGGCCGGCGTCGCGTGTGTCGCGGGCCTCGCCCTGGCATATTGGGGAGCGGGAATCGTGGCGCGGCTTCTTCCTTTCTACTTCGCGGCCGACATGACGCCCGACGGCTTGGTGCTTCTCGGAACGGTCGCCGTGACGCTGATCATGACCGCAGTTTTCGGCCTGGCCCCCGCCCTGAAGTTGTCCAGCACCGATCTCGGGACGACACTTCGACGCCAGCTACGGAACACGCGCCGAAGCCCCGCGCGCAGCGCGCTCGTCGTCGGTCAGATCGCCGCTTCCGTGGTTCTCGTCGCGGGGGCCGGCCTCTTCGTGCGAAGCGTCCTTGCGGCCCGGTCGGTGGAACTGGGATTCGATCCGGAGAATCGGGTCCTCATGAGCGTGCAGCTCGGTACCCACGGCTACGACGCGGAGGGCGTGCAGCTCTTTCAGCGAGGGGTCCTCGAGCGCATCCGGGCACTCCCGGGCGTCGTGTCCGCCGCCCTCACCGATCGGGGCCCCTTCAGCGGGCGCTCGACAAGTAACTTTCGCCCGATCGGCACCGAGTATGAGGAGGAGGGGCTCAATCTCTCCATGAACCGGGTCGGCGCCGGCTACTTCGAAACGATGGGCGTCCAGGTCGTGGCCGGGCGGCCGATCACCGAGGTAGACGACGGATATGCGGTCCGCTCTCTGGTGATCAGCCGGACGGCGGCCGAACGGCTTTTCCCGGGGGAGAGCGGGGTGGGGAGAATCTTCCGGTGGCGGGACGACGAGTGGACCGTGGTGGGAGTGGCCGAGGACGCCAAGTATTACAGCCTCGGAGAGGAACCGGTGAGCCGCGTATACGTTCCTCAGGCCCGGGTGGATGATGGAAACCTCACCTTCGTCGCCCGGACCGCGGTCCCGCCGGCCGGCCTGGTCTCAGCGATCGAGGGGGCGATCCACGAGGTGGACCCGGCCGTGGCCGTCTTCGGTGTCCAGACGCTACAGGACCTGGTGGATGGGCAGACCAACTCCTACCGCTCCATGGCCGTTCTCGTGAGCGCCTTCGGGTTGGTCGCACTCATCCTCGCGGCCGTTGGGCTTTACGGCGTCCAGGCCTACGTCGTCGGGCAACGGTCGAAAGAGATCGGCATCCGAATCGCGATGGGTGCGCGGGCCGGGGAGGTCGCGTCGTCCATCCTCGGTCGAGGCGCCGTCCTTTCGCTCGTGGGGGTGTCGATCGGCGTGGCGGTCGCCTTCGGGCTGGGGCGAATCGTGGAAGGGATGCTCTTCGGGGTGGAACCCCAGGACCCCGTGACGTTCGTCGGGGTCGCGGCCCTGCTCCTCGCCGTCGCACTCGCCGCCAGCTACTTCCCCGCCCGCCGGGCCGGCCGGTTGGACCCGATGATGGTCTTGAAGGAGGAGTAG
- a CDS encoding AAA family ATPase: MALERRFFAVPDRSFFLFGPRGTGKTTWLRQALPTALWLNLLHPEEYRALKARPERLRELVLGASQAQSDVVIDEVQRVPELLNVVHDLMESGPPKRFALTGSSARKLRQGGVDLLGGRAVLKTLHPFMASEWSGFSLTGALAHGLLPLVVSSSAPDEVLGAYVGLYLEQEVKAEGLVRNLGDFARFLEAVSFSHAQVLNVSSVARDTGANRRTVQGFLEVLEDLLLAFRVDVFTRRAKRKPAAHPKFYLFDAGVFRSLRPSGPLDRPAEIDGAALEGLVAQHLRAWVAYSERDLSLYTWRTRSGVEVDFVLYGPDGFWAVEVKNGSEVRPADLRGLKAFREDYPESEAVLLYRGERRMRKGDVLCLPVEDFLVSLAPVYGSIIEV, from the coding sequence ATGGCATTAGAAAGGCGATTTTTCGCCGTCCCGGACCGGAGCTTCTTTCTCTTCGGTCCGCGCGGCACCGGAAAGACCACCTGGCTTCGCCAGGCGCTGCCGACGGCGCTCTGGTTGAACCTCCTGCACCCGGAGGAATACCGGGCCTTAAAGGCTCGCCCGGAAAGGCTGCGAGAGCTGGTCCTCGGGGCCTCGCAAGCGCAGTCGGACGTGGTCATCGATGAGGTGCAGCGCGTCCCGGAACTCCTGAACGTCGTCCACGACCTCATGGAGTCCGGGCCACCGAAGCGGTTCGCGCTCACCGGATCCAGCGCCCGCAAGCTACGCCAGGGCGGGGTCGATTTGCTCGGGGGCCGCGCAGTCCTGAAAACCCTCCATCCGTTCATGGCGTCGGAGTGGTCCGGTTTCTCCCTCACCGGGGCCCTCGCGCACGGATTGCTCCCGTTGGTCGTATCGTCGTCCGCACCTGATGAGGTGCTCGGCGCTTACGTGGGGCTTTACCTGGAGCAGGAGGTCAAGGCGGAAGGGCTGGTGCGGAACCTGGGGGACTTCGCGCGCTTCCTGGAAGCGGTGAGCTTCTCGCATGCCCAGGTGCTGAACGTGAGCTCGGTGGCGCGGGACACGGGCGCGAACCGCAGGACGGTTCAGGGCTTCCTGGAGGTGCTGGAGGATCTGCTCCTCGCGTTCCGCGTTGACGTATTCACGCGAAGGGCCAAACGGAAACCTGCGGCACATCCCAAGTTCTACCTCTTCGACGCAGGGGTTTTCCGCTCGCTTCGACCCTCGGGCCCGCTCGACCGACCGGCGGAGATCGACGGCGCCGCCCTGGAAGGGCTCGTCGCGCAGCATCTTCGTGCGTGGGTGGCGTATTCGGAACGCGACCTCTCACTATACACTTGGCGCACCCGATCCGGAGTCGAAGTCGATTTCGTCCTCTACGGGCCCGATGGTTTCTGGGCCGTGGAAGTGAAGAACGGCTCGGAGGTGCGTCCCGCCGATCTGCGGGGCCTGAAGGCTTTTCGAGAGGATTATCCGGAGTCCGAAGCGGTACTTCTATACCGCGGTGAGCGACGGATGCGGAAAGGAGACGTGCTTTGCCTACCGGTCGAGGACTTCCTCGTGTCCCTCGCGCCCGTCTACGGTTCGATCATAGAGGTGTGA
- a CDS encoding PIN domain-containing protein: protein MGLLIDTSALIALERMERDWDPLVEALGEEPAALPAIVYAELLSGVLLAETPERAAMRRGKVEALASRLPIAEFGAGAARRWSEIFAQLHRRGALIPSNDLTVAATALDLEFGVLVGPEGEKHFTRVPGLRVTVL from the coding sequence TTGGGACTTCTGATCGACACGAGCGCGCTCATCGCGCTGGAGCGCATGGAACGCGATTGGGATCCGCTCGTCGAGGCCTTGGGTGAGGAGCCGGCCGCCCTTCCCGCGATCGTTTACGCGGAGCTGCTCTCCGGTGTCCTTCTGGCTGAAACCCCGGAACGGGCGGCGATGCGAAGGGGCAAGGTCGAAGCCCTTGCCTCGAGACTCCCCATCGCGGAGTTCGGGGCGGGCGCGGCCCGCCGATGGTCGGAGATCTTTGCTCAGCTGCACCGCCGCGGAGCCCTCATTCCCTCCAACGATCTCACCGTGGCCGCGACCGCCCTCGACCTCGAGTTCGGCGTCCTCGTGGGACCCGAGGGCGAGAAGCACTTCACGCGAGTACCCGGACTTCGGGTGACGGTGCTGTAG
- a CDS encoding DinB family protein — MTPRLTLAAAFVLLLTPLSASGQNPLVESLRWLFDRTSENVMATAEMLDEQMYAYRPTDEVRSTGQILAHVAFSQYQFCAAAAGESNPNSENFEETRTTKATIVQALEAGFAYCAGVFDRTPDSGAARPVTFLGQNTTGGILAFNSAHNYEHYGNLVTYMRLNGIVPPSSM, encoded by the coding sequence ATGACCCCGCGCCTGACCCTTGCCGCCGCATTTGTCCTGCTCCTCACGCCGCTGTCTGCCAGCGGCCAGAATCCGCTCGTCGAATCTCTGAGGTGGCTCTTCGACCGCACGAGCGAGAATGTCATGGCCACGGCCGAGATGCTGGACGAGCAGATGTACGCTTACCGTCCCACGGACGAGGTGCGGAGCACCGGCCAGATCCTCGCCCACGTCGCCTTCTCACAGTACCAGTTCTGTGCCGCCGCGGCGGGAGAGTCGAACCCGAACTCTGAGAACTTCGAGGAGACGCGGACCACCAAGGCGACCATCGTCCAGGCGCTCGAGGCGGGCTTCGCGTATTGCGCGGGTGTCTTCGACCGCACGCCAGACTCGGGGGCGGCCCGCCCGGTGACCTTCCTAGGTCAGAACACCACGGGCGGGATCCTGGCCTTCAACTCGGCGCACAATTACGAGCACTACGGAAATCTCGTTACCTACATGCGCCTCAACGGGATCGTGCCCCCGTCGTCCATGTAG
- a CDS encoding ABC transporter permease, whose amino-acid sequence MSFWRGREGYRAEVSEEIAFHLEMRAREFESEGMEREEAWRAALDSFGVPEDIEREVLEMKEHKKNMRPVREIAGSFGQDLRYAARFLVRNRVFTLVAVGTLALGIGATTAIFSLLDAALFREPAVADPQSLVAVYTTSRMGEPRSSTSYPEYLDYRDQTSSLSDLAAVFPLQVSLGDEARGARMLEAVGVTGNFFPILGVEASRGRLLQRSDDMLRAGAPVAVLSHDLWRDHFGSDPAIVGRSIRLNGRAIEVVGVTHERFEGLTLGEGADLWLPMQTGGALRDFPENMWDSRGSRWIARLVGRLSPGAPPDRARSELLALSERLIQEDPTRGTRSITLDPLGSYLLPLGAETSLPRFVWLLMGVVGATLLLACANLANLLLARASARRSEIGIRIAIGAGRGRIVRQLLVESLLLAGSGGVVGLLVALGLLRALGAYELPGGLPISALGGTLDGRMLAAAAVLSAATALLCGLIPALQSTRREVAQGLHRGGGAELRHGGGRLRRALVAVQVSLCFVLLAGSGLFIHSLRSALDADLGFEPHGVIVANFSLGVLGYEPSEVLRFTEELRSRTLAQPGVSAAALANVVPFGPGGFMGTFATVDGYQPGPDEEMRVDQVFTTPGYFESLGIEILAGRDFAPADAEGSSYVAIVSRSMAELYWPGGEALGRTIRPPAAPGAESPGIQVVGIVEDAHWRAIEEDATNFVFLPLAQYPGRFAVMTMAVRTAGDVGALLPTLRGEAQGLDPELSFTLLTTLDEQVGDRLMPQRVGSVLLSGFAALALLLAAVGIVGVVSYTIREQRRAIGVRMALGAGRDRIVRQVVRSMLSPIVIGLSAGLVGTLLLDDAVETFLYGVSPGDPVTYGAIAAGLAFVALLATLVPAREAARVDPMRAMRAE is encoded by the coding sequence ATGAGCTTCTGGCGGGGGAGGGAGGGATACCGCGCGGAGGTGAGCGAGGAGATCGCCTTTCATCTCGAAATGCGCGCACGGGAGTTCGAATCGGAGGGAATGGAACGGGAGGAGGCGTGGCGCGCCGCGCTGGACTCGTTCGGCGTCCCAGAGGACATCGAGCGGGAGGTGCTGGAGATGAAGGAGCATAAGAAGAACATGCGCCCCGTTCGGGAGATCGCCGGATCCTTCGGCCAGGACCTGCGCTATGCGGCGCGGTTCCTCGTGCGGAATCGCGTCTTCACCCTCGTCGCGGTCGGAACACTCGCCCTCGGGATCGGCGCGACCACGGCGATCTTCTCCCTTCTCGACGCCGCGCTCTTCCGCGAGCCCGCGGTGGCCGACCCCCAATCCCTCGTGGCGGTCTATACGACGAGCCGCATGGGGGAGCCGCGGTCCTCGACCTCGTATCCCGAGTACCTCGACTACAGGGACCAAACGTCGAGCCTCTCCGACCTCGCCGCGGTCTTTCCCCTTCAGGTCAGCCTGGGCGACGAGGCGCGGGGCGCCCGCATGCTTGAGGCGGTGGGCGTCACCGGCAACTTCTTTCCGATCTTGGGTGTGGAGGCCTCGCGCGGGCGCCTTCTCCAGCGGAGCGACGACATGCTGCGGGCGGGCGCGCCCGTCGCCGTCCTCTCGCACGATCTCTGGCGAGATCACTTCGGAAGCGATCCCGCGATCGTAGGGCGGTCCATCCGATTGAACGGGCGGGCGATCGAGGTCGTCGGCGTGACGCACGAGCGCTTCGAAGGGCTGACCCTCGGCGAAGGGGCGGACCTCTGGCTTCCCATGCAGACGGGTGGCGCGCTCCGCGACTTTCCGGAGAACATGTGGGATTCGCGGGGATCGCGGTGGATTGCCCGGTTGGTCGGTAGGCTCTCGCCGGGCGCCCCACCGGACCGTGCCCGCTCGGAGCTCCTCGCCCTCTCCGAGCGCCTGATCCAAGAGGACCCGACCCGTGGGACCCGCTCCATCACGCTGGATCCGCTCGGGAGCTATCTCCTCCCCCTCGGTGCCGAAACGTCGCTTCCGCGGTTCGTCTGGCTGCTCATGGGGGTGGTTGGAGCGACGCTCCTTCTCGCCTGTGCCAACCTCGCAAACCTCCTCCTCGCGCGGGCCTCGGCACGGAGGAGCGAGATCGGAATCCGAATCGCGATCGGCGCCGGGCGCGGGCGCATCGTCCGCCAACTCCTGGTCGAAAGCCTCCTTCTCGCGGGATCCGGTGGCGTCGTAGGACTCCTCGTCGCCCTCGGACTGCTGCGCGCCCTCGGCGCGTACGAGCTCCCCGGAGGGCTCCCGATTTCCGCGCTCGGCGGGACCTTGGACGGCCGGATGCTTGCCGCCGCCGCCGTCCTCTCCGCGGCCACCGCCCTCCTCTGCGGGCTGATCCCGGCCCTTCAGTCGACTCGCCGCGAAGTCGCCCAGGGACTCCATCGGGGCGGGGGCGCAGAGCTGAGGCATGGAGGCGGGCGCCTGCGTCGCGCCCTCGTCGCAGTCCAGGTGAGCCTCTGCTTCGTGCTCCTCGCCGGTTCGGGGCTCTTCATTCACTCCTTGCGTAGCGCGCTGGACGCGGATCTGGGGTTCGAGCCGCACGGGGTGATCGTGGCCAACTTCAGTCTCGGCGTCCTCGGATACGAGCCCTCCGAGGTCCTCCGGTTCACCGAGGAGCTGAGGAGTCGGACGCTCGCCCAACCCGGTGTGAGCGCCGCCGCCCTGGCCAACGTCGTCCCCTTCGGACCAGGCGGCTTCATGGGGACGTTCGCGACGGTGGACGGCTACCAGCCCGGTCCGGACGAGGAGATGCGGGTGGATCAGGTCTTCACGACCCCCGGCTACTTCGAGTCGCTGGGCATCGAGATTCTGGCCGGAAGGGACTTCGCCCCAGCGGACGCGGAGGGCTCATCCTACGTGGCCATCGTGAGCCGGTCCATGGCCGAGCTGTACTGGCCGGGCGGCGAGGCGCTCGGCCGCACGATTCGTCCGCCCGCCGCCCCAGGCGCGGAGAGCCCGGGGATTCAGGTCGTGGGGATCGTGGAGGACGCCCACTGGAGGGCCATCGAGGAGGATGCGACCAACTTCGTCTTCCTTCCGTTGGCGCAATACCCGGGGCGTTTCGCCGTCATGACGATGGCCGTTCGAACGGCCGGGGATGTGGGGGCCCTCCTTCCCACTCTCCGCGGCGAGGCCCAGGGGCTCGATCCGGAGCTTTCCTTCACCCTCCTCACGACCCTCGACGAGCAGGTTGGAGACCGCCTCATGCCGCAGCGGGTGGGATCGGTCCTCCTCTCCGGGTTCGCGGCGCTCGCACTTCTTCTGGCGGCAGTCGGAATCGTGGGCGTGGTCTCCTATACGATCCGGGAGCAGCGGCGGGCGATCGGGGTGCGAATGGCGCTCGGCGCGGGGCGGGACAGGATCGTGAGGCAGGTCGTGCGAAGCATGCTGAGCCCGATCGTCATCGGGCTCTCCGCGGGTCTCGTCGGAACTCTCCTCCTCGACGACGCGGTCGAGACCTTCCTCTACGGGGTGTCTCCGGGGGATCCGGTGACGTATGGAGCGATCGCGGCCGGTCTCGCGTTCGTGGCCCTGCTCGCGACCCTGGTTCCCGCGAGGGAAGCGGCGCGCGTGGATCCGATGAGGGCGATGCGGGCGGAGTAA
- a CDS encoding PadR family transcriptional regulator, with translation MSGSDLFTGTLDILILNSLRAGPMHGYAIGRRLRERSEGVLDVEEGALYPALHRLEGRGLLRASWAKTETGRRAKFYRLTPEGEARLERLSERWRVFSGAVNQVIREAEG, from the coding sequence ATGAGCGGAAGCGATCTCTTCACCGGGACCCTCGACATTCTGATCCTCAACTCGCTACGCGCGGGCCCGATGCACGGCTACGCGATCGGGCGGCGGCTGCGCGAACGCTCCGAGGGCGTGCTGGACGTCGAGGAGGGGGCGCTCTACCCGGCGCTCCACCGGCTCGAGGGGCGCGGCCTCCTCAGGGCGTCCTGGGCGAAAACGGAAACGGGCCGCCGCGCGAAGTTCTACCGCCTGACGCCGGAGGGGGAAGCGCGGTTGGAACGCCTGTCGGAGCGGTGGCGGGTCTTCTCGGGGGCCGTCAACCAAGTCATTCGCGAGGCGGAGGGATGA